The genome window GGACCACAGACTACAGACCATAGACTTAGACTTATCCCGGCCGCCGGAATGGCCTCGGCCTTCCGGCGAGCCGCTGTCTTAGGCCGATGGGTCTATGGTCTTCTATTCGCCTGGATCTCCCGGAACGCCGTCAGCAGGGCCGCCAGGTCGTCCCACGTCGTGTCCCGTCCGAGGCTGACCCGGAGGGAGCCCCGCACGACCTCCGGCGGCACGCCCATCGCCTGGAGGACGTGGCTCGGCTCGAGGCGACCGCTCGAGCAGGCGCTCCCCGTCGAGACGGCAAAGCCCTCCAGGTCGAGCCGCATCATCAGGGCCTCCCCGTCGGCCCCCGGGAAACTGAACATGCTCGTGTTCGGGACCCGTAGCGCCTTTTGGCCGTGGATCCACACGTCGGGGAACGCCTGACGGAGCTCGGCCTCGAAGCGGTCCCGGAGCCCCGCCAGCCGCTCGGCCTCGGCGACCCACCGTTCGGCGATGTACCGACAGGCCGCGCCGAGGCCGACGATGCCCGGTACGTTCTCGGTCCCCGACCGGCGACCCCGCTCCTGGAATCCCCCATAAATGATGGGCGTCAGGTCCACGCCCTGCCGGACGTATAGGGCCCCGACGCCCTTCGGGCCGTAAATCTTGTGGGCCGACAGACTCAGGAGGTCGCATCCCCAGCGGCGGGGCTCCACCGGGAGCTTCCCGACGGCCTGGACGGCGTCCACGTGGAAGAAAATCTCCCGCTCCCGACAGAGGGCCCCGATGGCCTCGACGGGCTGGACGACGCCCGTCTCGTTGTTGGCCGCCATGACGGAGACGAGGACCGTGTCGGGTCGGAGCATTTCTCGAAAGCGGTCGAGGTCGACGATGCCGTCGGCCGTCACGGGGATCAGCTCGACGTCGAAGCCCTCATATCGAAGGGCCTTGGCCGCTTCGAGGACGGCCGGATGCTCGATGGCCGAAACGAGAATGTGGCGGCCCCGGCGGGCATACTGGCGGGCGACCCCCTGGACGGCCAGGTTGTCGGCCTCCGTCCCGCCGGACGTGAAGACGATCTCCCGGGGCTCGACGCCCAGCAGGGCCGCCACGGCCTCCCGGGCGTCGTCGACGGCCTGCTTGGCGACCTGTCCTTCCCAGTGGACGCTCGAGGCATTGCCGAAGCGGTCCCGCAGGAAGGGGAGCATCGCCTCCAGGACTTCGGGGGCGACGGGCGTCGTGGCGTTGTAATCCAGGTAAATGCGTCGGGCCATCGTCCCTTCTCCGGCCTTAGGATAGAGGCCGATCGAGAATAGGGCAATAAGGCAATAAGGCAGGTCGGCAGATAGGCAGGTAGGGGGCGGTGATCGACCCATGGGAGATGGCCCTCGCCGAACGCCGGAGGAGTTATCATCTTGCCTGAGCGTTTATCACTTCCATGAGGCGGCCTCGGCGGACGGCCCCCATGCCAAGACACGGAGTTGGAGGCCACGGGAGATGTGGCCGGATGAAGCGGACACCCAGCCGGACCCGGCAGGCCAGGGGCCAGGCGCACAGGAGACGGCTCCGCGGGTTCCTCGGCGACGAGGCGGACGACGGCTTCAGCTCCAGGAGGCCGCCCCCTGGACCGGGATCGCCCGAGGCCACCCGCATCTTGAGGTCGTGATGCCCTTCCGTCCTGTCGAGAGCGGCCCGCGCCCAGGAGCCGAAGGCGTTGGGCCGTGAGCCGAGGGTTCCGCCAGAGCCGGTCGAGCCGATTCCAGGCACGGCCGAGTTGAATCCCCAGCCGGACGAAACGACGGGGCCGGGGCCCCAAAGCCGGGGCCGCCATCCCCAGGGCCGGGGTCTTCGGCGGGGAGCGGCGACTTCCCCCTGGGGTATCGTGTCATGGGGCCCATGGGTCTCACCTCCGTCTTCCCATCGGAGGCGACCTGGGGCCCTTGGCCTACCCCAAAAGTGATAAGCGGTCAGTACCTCGGACGTTTGCATTTTCCCGGCCTGTCGTCTAAGATGAGGCCCCATCGAGTCCAATGGCGACAGGAGGCGTCCTATGCAAGACCACCGGGAAATCGAGCAAAAAGTCGTTCAAATCATCGCTGAGCAGTTGGACAAGGACCCCACTCAGATTCGGATGGAGTCTCGGTTTATCGAGGACCTGGGCGCGGACTCGCTGGACGTCATGCAGATCGTGATGAACCTGGAAGAGGCCTTTGGGATTCAGATCTCCGAGGAGGACACGGAAAAAATCCGGACCGTGGGGGACGCAGTCCAGTTTATCGCTCAGTACATGTCCCGGTCGGCCTCGACGTGAGGCCGGCGGGTTCGTCTGAGGGAGACCCCGATGACCCGTCGAGTCGTCGTCACCGGTATCGGGATGGTCACGCCGCTCCATCCGACGACGGAGGGGAGCTGGGAGGCTTTGGTCGCCGGTCAAAGCGGTGTTGGCTACGTAACGCGATACGAACTGGGGGAGGACTTTCCGGTCCGTATCGCCGCCGAGGTCAAGGGCTTCGACCCCCTGCCGTACATCGACAAGAAAGACTTACGGAAGATGGACCTCTTCATCCAGTACGCCGTGGCGGCGACCGAGCAGGCCCTCGAGATGGCCCGCTATCGGGTCCGACCCGAGGAGGCGGACCGGGTCGCCGTCATCATCGGCTCCGGCATCGGCGGGTTTCCCATGATCGAGGAGATGCACAAGACCCTCTTGGAGAAGGGGCCCCGCCGGATCTGGCCGGCCTTCATCCCGGCCGTCATCGTGAATATGGCCGCCGGCGTCGTCTCGATCCGGACCGGCGCCAAGGGCCCCAACGTGGCCCCGTGCACGGCCTGTTCGACGGGTGCCCACGCCATCGGGGACGCCTTTAAGCTGATCCAGCGGGGGGCCGCCGACGTGGCCATCGCCGGCGGGGCCGAGGCGGCCATCACGCCCTTGGCCATCGCCGGCTTTGCCGCCATGCACGCCCTATCGACCCGGAACGACGCCCCGGAGAAGGCCAGCCGCCCCTTCGATGCTCAGCGGGACGGCTTTGTGATGGGAGAGGGCGCCGGGATCCTGATCCTGGAGTCCCTGGAGCATGCCCTGGACCGGGGGGCCGACATCTTATGCGAGATCGTCGGTTATGGTCTGAACAGCGACGCCTACCACATCACGGCCCCCTGCGCCGACGGGGACGGGGCCATCCGGGTCATGCGGATGGCCCTCCAGGACGCCCGGATGGCCCCCGAAGAGGTCGACTACATCAACGCCCACGGGACGTCCACGCCCTTGAACGACAAGATCGAGACCTTGGCCATTAAGGCCGTCTTTGGGGACCACGCCCGGAAGCTGGCCATCAGCTCGACGAAGTCGATGATGGGTCACCTCTTGGGCGCCGCCGGCGGCGTCGAGGCGGCCGTCTGCGTGCTGGCCATCCGCCACGGCGTCATCCCACCGACGATCAACTACGAATATCCGGACCCCGAGTGCGACCTGGACTACGTCCCCAATCAGGCCCGCCGTCAAGACGTTCGGGTCGCCATGACGAACTCCTTCGGGTTTGGGGGCACCAACGCCTGCCTGATCTTTAAGCGGTATGAAGACTAACAGAGCCGTTCGGTTCAGGAGAATGGCGTCAGAACAATCTTTCCCATCCCCCGGAAAGCATGATGTTTCAAGCATTTGGCAGATGGGCAGTCGGCAGGTGGGCAGGTGGGCAAGTGGGCAGATGGGCAGGTCGGCAGATGGGCAGATGGGCAGGTGGGCAGGTGGGCAGATGGGCAGGTCGGGAGACTGGCGCCTATCCCCGGCCCACCGGCCGTCATGCCGGTGGCTTCCGGAGAGAGCCCGCCGTCCTGCGGGCGTCATCCTCATTAAACCGCCCGTCCTGGCCGGGTCGATCCCCTCTGAACACCGCCAGGGATGGCGGTGTCATCCTTCACAAGCTTGAAAAATCGAGATGGCCGGGCCACCGTTTTCCCGGATGGGAACCGCATTTCTCCCAACCGAACGGCTCTGCTAACCGACCCCTCCCGATTCCCGCCGCATCCCTCCTCCCGTGACTGTTCCATTCTCGGTGGGGAAATCGGTCGAGTAAGCAGGACTGGAGTGGCTTCTTTCCGTGACTAGGCCCGGTCCGAGCCGCGGCCAGCTGGGATGAGTTTTTCCGCCCTTTCACCCACCAGTTTTGGAACAGTCACCTCCTCCCCCGGCTTTTGACAGGCAGAGGGTCGTCTCGGTAGAATAGGGCCGTTTTCAGGGGGCCGGGCTTGGGTCACGCGCCACGGCTTTCCGGCCGAATTGATGTAGGCTTCGTGATGACGTGGTAAACCATCGTTTTGGGCCGGTTGGGGCGCGCGCGGGCCCCTGGCCTGATTTCATCACGTCGTCGCGGTGGCACCGAGATCCGCCCTTTCAGATCCATGGGGGCTGAGGATGATGCGAGGGCCCAGGTCGCATCACTGGGTATGGGCATGGGGTGCTTTGCTTTTGGGGTGGGGTCTCGCCGGGTGCGGCGTCCATCGACCGACGGCGTCCAAGCCTCCGGCGAGTCCGACCGTCTCGTCCCGTTCGACGCCGGCCCCGAATCCAGGGCAGGGCGACGTCTTGCGGGAAGCCCGCCAGCGCTTTCAAGAAGCCCGGCAGGCCGTCCAGGACGAGCGTTACGACCAGGCCAAACTGGCCTTTGACGAGGCGGCCGTCCTCCTCCTCCAGGTCCCGCCCGACTCGCCCCTGTACGCCCAGGCGCAAGCCCTCCTGGAAGAGATCATGCACATGACCGTCGAACTCGAACAGGGCCTGCAGGCGCAGGGGATCGCCCTGGGCGAATCTTACGAACCGGCCATCATCGACCAAGTCAAGGACATCCACGTCTTCGTCTCCAAGGAAGAGGTCGACGTCGTCCGGACGTGGCTCGGTCAGGCGGCCGTCCAGTTCGACCTGCCCCTTCGACTGGACGCTACGGCCGTCCAGGCCGTGACCGAGATGATCAAGGCCTTCCAGACGGTGCGGCGGTCGGAATTCGAGCGGGGCCTTCAGCGAATGCCCCTCCTGCTGGAGTTCTATCGACAGCAGTTTGCCCAGGCCGGCCTTCCCCAGGACCTGGCCTATCTGGCCCTGATCGAGAGTGGGTTCAACCCCTTTGCCCGCTCGCGGGCGGGGGCCAAGGGCGTCTGGCAATTTATCGCGGGCACGGCTC of bacterium HR11 contains these proteins:
- the acpP gene encoding Acyl carrier protein — its product is MQDHREIEQKVVQIIAEQLDKDPTQIRMESRFIEDLGADSLDVMQIVMNLEEAFGIQISEEDTEKIRTVGDAVQFIAQYMSRSAST
- the iscS gene encoding Cysteine desulfurase IscS, with translation MARRIYLDYNATTPVAPEVLEAMLPFLRDRFGNASSVHWEGQVAKQAVDDAREAVAALLGVEPREIVFTSGGTEADNLAVQGVARQYARRGRHILVSAIEHPAVLEAAKALRYEGFDVELIPVTADGIVDLDRFREMLRPDTVLVSVMAANNETGVVQPVEAIGALCREREIFFHVDAVQAVGKLPVEPRRWGCDLLSLSAHKIYGPKGVGALYVRQGVDLTPIIYGGFQERGRRSGTENVPGIVGLGAACRYIAERWVAEAERLAGLRDRFEAELRQAFPDVWIHGQKALRVPNTSMFSFPGADGEALMMRLDLEGFAVSTGSACSSGRLEPSHVLQAMGVPPEVVRGSLRVSLGRDTTWDDLAALLTAFREIQANRRP
- the fabF_1 gene encoding 3-oxoacyl-[acyl-carrier-protein] synthase 2 → MTRRVVVTGIGMVTPLHPTTEGSWEALVAGQSGVGYVTRYELGEDFPVRIAAEVKGFDPLPYIDKKDLRKMDLFIQYAVAATEQALEMARYRVRPEEADRVAVIIGSGIGGFPMIEEMHKTLLEKGPRRIWPAFIPAVIVNMAAGVVSIRTGAKGPNVAPCTACSTGAHAIGDAFKLIQRGAADVAIAGGAEAAITPLAIAGFAAMHALSTRNDAPEKASRPFDAQRDGFVMGEGAGILILESLEHALDRGADILCEIVGYGLNSDAYHITAPCADGDGAIRVMRMALQDARMAPEEVDYINAHGTSTPLNDKIETLAIKAVFGDHARKLAISSTKSMMGHLLGAAGGVEAAVCVLAIRHGVIPPTINYEYPDPECDLDYVPNQARRQDVRVAMTNSFGFGGTNACLIFKRYED